CGGCGTCGGTGGCGGCCTGGTCGCCGATGGGCGCCTCGTCAACGAGGCCGGAGGCTTTGCCGGCGAATGGGGTCATGGCCCGATCATCGCATCGGCGGCCGGCAATCCGCCCGTCGCTATTCCCGCCTATGCCTGCGGCTGCGGCCAGAAAGGCTGTGTCGACACCGTCGGCGGCGCCCGCGGGCTGGAGCGCCTGCACAAGACGGTGCATGATCTCGACCTTGCGAGCGAAGAGATCATCGATCAATGGCGGCGCGGCGAGAAGAAGGCGACGCGCACCATCGACGTCTATGTCGATCTCGTCGCCTCGCCGCTCGCCCTGACGATCAACATCACCGGCGCCACCATCGTGCCCGTCGGCGGCGGGCTTTCCAATGTCGCGCCGCTGCTGGCCAAGCTCGACCAGGCAGTGCGTACCCGCACCCTGCGCAAGTTCTACCGGCCGCTGGTGGTGCCGAGCGAATGCCGCATCGAACCGGGCCTGATCGGCGCAGCGCTGCTGGGACTGAAAGCCGATGCCGATGCATCCTAGAGCTTTTCCGGGTTAGCTTAAAGCATTCTGCCGGAGCAGGTTTTCGTCAGGGTAGAGGCGATTGGCGATGGGCATACCTCCAGGTACGTCCGAGCCGATCGCCTCTGATCCTGGCGGAAAGATGCCCGGCCCACCGGCCGCACCGCTTCGCCGTGGCGAAGCGATCAGTGCGTCCGGCGATTTCTAAGTCTTGCAGATTTGCCGGGCAAATCTGCGGGAGGGTTGGCTGAAACGGGCCGGCTGATCGACCGGCCGGCTTGGCCGTAGAGCTGGGCTACGACGCGCGCCGGCCGATCGACCATCCGACTCCGTTTGAGCCAACAGAATGCTTCAATCTAACCCGGAAAAGCTCTAAAGCACCGGCCACATCCGCACGATCGCTGCGAACCGGTTCCAGTCTTTGCGTTCCAATGGGGTCCATGCGGCTTCGGCGACTGCAGGAAGGCGCGGGAAGACCAGCCGATTGAAGTAGGCGCGAGAAAGGAAATTTTCGGTCCAGATGCAAGCCTGAACCCCACGCACTCTGTCCCGTAGCGCTTCTGACAACTCGTCTTCGGCCTCGTAAGCATAGGTATATTCCGGCGGTGCGTGGCCCGCCCAGCTCGCGCCCGGCTCGTCCCAGGCTTCCGCCTGCGCCATGTCGAGATAATAGGCCTGGCCCGGCGTCATCACCACATCGTAACCTTGCTGCGCCAGCGCGATGCCGACAGCGGGCTTCTCCCAGGCCATCAGCAAAGTGCCGTCGCGGTCGACGCCGCCACCATGCGAGACTTCGTTCCAGCCGGCGAGCTTCTTGCCGTGCGCCGACAACATGGTTTTGATCCGTTTCAGGAAATAGGATTGCAGCTCGGCCGTGCCGGCAATTTTCTCCCGCTCCATCAATGCCTTGCAAAGCGGCGACGAAAGCCAGGCGCCGCTTGCCACCTCGTCGCCGCCGATATGAATATATTCACCGGGGAACAGCGTGACCATCTCGTCGAACACGTTGCTGAGAAATTCATAGGTGAATTCGATCGCGGGGTTGAGGGCATTGTTGGCATAACCCTGCACGGCGCGATAGCTGTCCGGCGCCTCCTGCCCGTCGACGAGCTCGGGCAGTGACAACAGCGTCGCGGTGCTATGGCCTGGAACATCGATTTCCGGCACCACCTCGATATGCAGAGAGGCGGCATGGGCGACGATTCGCCTGACATCCTCCTGCGTGTAATGGCCGGAGCGCGGTTCCGCCCCGTCACCAAGCTGCGGCACGAGCACCTCGTCCGGGCCACGCCGCGCCCCGATTTCCGTAAGCTGAGGATAGGCCTTGATCTCCAGCCGCCAGGCTTCGTCGTCGGTCAGGTGCCAATGGAAAATATTGAGCTTGTTCCAGGCGAGGATATCGATCAGCCGCATAACATCAGCCACCGGGTAGAACTGCCTGGCCACATCGAGATGGCAGCCGCGCCAGTCATAACGAGGCTGGTCAGCGATCGTGCCGAAATTAGGAAATCTGAAACTCTCCCGATTGGCACGCGCGCCGTGCATGATTTGCGCCAGACTGATCAGGCCATAGTGCCGACCCGTCGCATCCGCGCTGGAAAGCACGACCTCATGCGCGGTAAATCGTATTTCATAGGCGAGCGCAGCGATCGATGATTCGGTGACGAAGCGAATAGCGCGCCCGCCCTTTACGGCGCAGAGCGAGAACAACAGATTTTCAGCCGGATAGAGCCGCTGGTAAAGGGAAAGAACCAGAGACAACGCTTTGACCGCTTCAGGTCGTGTGCCCTCGGCCGGATAAAGAACGACCGGCAGCTCTCCCGCCTTCACCGCGAGCGCCAGCGGCCAGGGCAGCAGTGAATAGGGCTCCTCTACCCGGCCGGGCGGCAGAAGCGGCGGCGCAATGCCGCCATCCCGGCCTTCGAGCATCAGATCGCCGAAACCGACAGGAACATGGCGCCCGTCGCCAAGTGTCAGATAGGCCGATTTGACCCCTGATGTCACATGTTTCGGCTCTCGGGTCAGCCCCTCGACGGTGAACCGCCAGTGGCCGCCCGGCGGCACACTCAGCCCGTCGGGCGGCCGGACTTCATGGAGATGTGCGACTTGTCGCTTCAGGCTGCCGCCAGCGCAGACGTGTTTGTCGGCAAGCCGCGTTTCCGACGTATAGGCGAGCGAGAAACCGGAAAGCGGCTCGGCCGAAAGATTGAAGAGGGTGAAGGTCAAGCGCCCGAAACTGCTTTCGACCGGGCGCCAGCTTGTTTCCAGACGATAGTCTGGCCATGGTCGCGCCTCCGCTGTCAATGGGCGGCCGGGATTACGGCTCGCGCCCCGGCATGCTTTCAAAAGCTTAGCTTTTTCGAGGCAGCAATGAAATCGGCGCGAGTCGAGACGGACCGGGCAGTGATGAGAATGTGAGATTGCGACCTGCAAGGAAAACGGCGCGGCTTTCGCCGCGCCGTCCTCACTCGGCTGCCAACGCCGGCGGATGTCTGTCATCCGCCTCTTCCTGGATGGCGTCGGCATCCCGGCCTGGCTCGTCCTTTGCCTTCGGCTCGCGGCCGAAGAAAAGGGCGTAACCGGCGGGCAGAACCAGAATGGTGAGCACTGTCGCAACGAGGATGCCGCCCATCATCGCGTAAGCGAGCGGACCCCAGAAGACGCCGCGCGAGATCGGGATCAGCGCCAGCACGGCGGTCAGCGCCGTCAGCATGATCGGCCGGAAACGCCGCACGGCCGCGCCGACGATCGCCTCTTGCCGCTGCATGCCGGCCTTGATGTCCTGGTCGATCTGATCGACCAGGATGATCGAGTTGCGCATGATGATGCCGAGTAGCGCGATGACGCCGAGGATCGCTACGAAGCCAAAGGGTGCACCGCTGATCAGCAGTGCGGCCGCAGCACCGATGATGCCGAGCGGCCCGGTGGCGAGCACGAGCATCGCCTTGCCGAAATGCTGCAGCTGCACCATCAAGAGCACGATGATGACGGCGAGCATGATCGGCGCCTTGGCGGCGATCGACATCTGGCTTTCCGCCGCATCCTCGGCGCCGCCCTGGATCTCGACATTGTAGCCGGCCGGCAGGCTGTCACGCAGGTCCTTCATGTCGGCATACATTTTCATGACCACGTCGTTCGGCTGGACGCCGTCGGGTAGCGTCGCCCGTATGGTGATGGTCGGCAGCCTGTCGCGCCGCCATTCGATGCCCTGCTCCATCACGGGCACGACCTTGGCGACCTGCGAGACCGGCACGAAGCCGCCGAAATCCGTCGGGACATAGACCGAATTGACTGCGGAAAGCAGCGAACGGTTGGCATCCGGCTCGCGGGCAACGATCGAAACCGTCTCCTCGCCGTCACGGAAATCGTCGAGCGGCGCGCCCGACATGGCGGTCTGCAGCACCTGCCGCACCCGCTGCGAGGTGACGCCGAGTGCCCGGGCACGGTCCTGGTCGATCACCAGCTTCATCGCCGGCACCTGTTCCAGCCAGTCGTCATGGATGGCACCGAGCATCGGATTGGCCTCGAAGCGCGCCTTCACCTGGTCGGCGATTGCTCGCACTTCCTTGCGGTCCGGCCCCATGACGCGCATCTGCACGGGCCAGCCGGTCGGTGGCCCGAGGAACAGCCGGTCGACCTTGCCGCGGATGGATGGGAAATCTTCCGCGAGAATCCTGCGCAGCTTGATGATCAGCCTTTCGCGCGCCGGTTCTTCATTGGCCATAACGAGGAGCTGAGCGAAATTCGGGTTGCGCAGCTGCTGGTCGAGCGGCAGGAAGAAGCGCGGCGCGCCTTCGCCGATATAGGTGGCGATGAAGCGCTTGTCGGGATCGTCCATCATCTTGGCTTCCAGCGCCTTGGCCTGCGTCTCGACTTCCTTAATGCTGGTGCCCTCGGGCAGCCAGAGATCGACGAGGATTTCCGGCCGCGACGATTGCGGGAAGAAATTCTGCGGAATGAACTGGAAGGCCCAGAGGCTGGTGACGAAAGTGCCGAGCGTCAAGAGCAGCACGATGACACGATGGCGAACCGCCCAGCCGACCGTGCCGCGCAGCCGGCGATAGAAGCGCGTGTCGAAGGCGTCGTGATGCTCGCCGGCGTGATGGCGCTGCTTGAGGATCATGTAGCCGAGCCACGGCGTGAAATAGACCGCGACAAACCACGAGGTCACCAGCGCGATGCCGACGACATAAAACAGCGAACGCACATATTCGCCGGCCGTCGAGGCGGCAAAGCCGACCGGAATGAAGCCGGCCGTGGTGATCAGCGTGCCGGTCAGCATCGGGAAGGCGGTCGAGGAATAGGCGAAGCTCGCCGCCTCGACTTTGACCAGCCCCTCCTCGAGCTTTCGCTCCATCATCTCGACGACGATCATCGCATCGTCGACGAGCAGGCCGAGCGCGATGATCAGCGCGCCGAGCGAGATGCGCTGCAGGTCAATGCCGAGTTCGTACATCAGCGCGAAAGTGGCGGCGAGCACCAGCGGAATGGCAATGGCGATGACGAGGCCCGAGCGCCATCCGATCGAGAGGAACGAGACGACAAGCACGATGACGAGTGCTTCGCCGAGCGCGTGCATGAATTCGCTGATCGCATCCGTCACCACGTCGGGCTGGTTAGCGATCTGGTCGACGGCGACGCCGTAAGGCAGCGCCTCCTCGAAGCGCTGGTAGGTCGCCTCCACGCCCTTGCCGACATCGGTGACATTGAAGCCCTTGGCCATGACGACGCCGACCTGGACGCTGTCATGGCCGTTGAAGCGGTACTTGCGCTGATAGGGATCCTCCAGGCCGGAGCTGACGGTGGCAATATCGCCGAGGCGCGTCACCTGGCCGCCGGCGCGAAGGCGCAGCTCACGGATATCGGCCGCCTTCTTGACGTCGCCTTCGACGGAGATGCGCACCGAGCGCAGGCCGGTATCGACGGAGCCGGCCGGATCGACATTGTTCTGGCCCTTGACGGCGTTCTGCAGGTCGAGGATCGTCAGGCCGCGCTCGGCTAGCGCCTTGGACGATACGTCGATATAGATCTTCTCCGGTTGGTCGCCGATGATGACAGCCTTCTCGACGCCCGGCGTCGTCAGGAGCATGTCGCGCGCCTGGATCGCGAATTTCTTCAGTTCCGGATAAGAATAACCATCGCCGCTGATCGAGTGCAGCGTGATAAAGGTATCGCCGAATTCGTCATTGAAATACGGGCCGAGCAGACCCTGTGGCAGCTCGCTGGAGATGTCGCCGACCTTCTTGCGCACCTGGTAGAAGGCATCAGCCACGTCCTTCGAATTCGTGTCGCCCTTGACTTGCAGGGTGATGATCGCGCTGCCGGCCCGCGTATAGGACTTCACCCAGTCGATATGCGGCGTTTCCTGCAGCTTGCGCTCGATCTTGTTGACGACTTGGTCTTCCATCTCCTGGATGGAAGCGCCCGGCCAGATCGCCTGCACGACCATGACGCGGAAGGTGAATTCCGGATCCTCGCGCTGGCCCATGCGCATCAGGCCGAACACGCCGGTGATGATGATCAGGCCGAAGAGGAAGCGGGCAATGCTCGGATGGCCGATCGCCCAGCGCGACAGATTGAAGGGCCGCTTTTCGGTGGTGATGGCGTCCATGGTTTTCTTCCCTTTTGCGACGCGATCAGCGG
This DNA window, taken from Rhizobium etli CFN 42, encodes the following:
- a CDS encoding beta-N-acetylhexosaminidase; translated protein: MTAEARPWPDYRLETSWRPVESSFGRLTFTLFNLSAEPLSGFSLAYTSETRLADKHVCAGGSLKRQVAHLHEVRPPDGLSVPPGGHWRFTVEGLTREPKHVTSGVKSAYLTLGDGRHVPVGFGDLMLEGRDGGIAPPLLPPGRVEEPYSLLPWPLALAVKAGELPVVLYPAEGTRPEAVKALSLVLSLYQRLYPAENLLFSLCAVKGGRAIRFVTESSIAALAYEIRFTAHEVVLSSADATGRHYGLISLAQIMHGARANRESFRFPNFGTIADQPRYDWRGCHLDVARQFYPVADVMRLIDILAWNKLNIFHWHLTDDEAWRLEIKAYPQLTEIGARRGPDEVLVPQLGDGAEPRSGHYTQEDVRRIVAHAASLHIEVVPEIDVPGHSTATLLSLPELVDGQEAPDSYRAVQGYANNALNPAIEFTYEFLSNVFDEMVTLFPGEYIHIGGDEVASGAWLSSPLCKALMEREKIAGTAELQSYFLKRIKTMLSAHGKKLAGWNEVSHGGGVDRDGTLLMAWEKPAVGIALAQQGYDVVMTPGQAYYLDMAQAEAWDEPGASWAGHAPPEYTYAYEAEDELSEALRDRVRGVQACIWTENFLSRAYFNRLVFPRLPAVAEAAWTPLERKDWNRFAAIVRMWPVL
- a CDS encoding ROK family protein, translating into MIISFDIGGSAIKGGIARSETDIVPLGRRPTPKDDFAAFVETLRDIIAEIDEQPSRIALSIAGVVDPDTQRLTCANIPCIHGRALAADLETELALPVLIANDADCFAMAEAGLGAGRGHRIVFGAILGTGVGGGLVADGRLVNEAGGFAGEWGHGPIIASAAGNPPVAIPAYACGCGQKGCVDTVGGARGLERLHKTVHDLDLASEEIIDQWRRGEKKATRTIDVYVDLVASPLALTINITGATIVPVGGGLSNVAPLLAKLDQAVRTRTLRKFYRPLVVPSECRIEPGLIGAALLGLKADADAS
- a CDS encoding efflux RND transporter permease subunit, which encodes MDAITTEKRPFNLSRWAIGHPSIARFLFGLIIITGVFGLMRMGQREDPEFTFRVMVVQAIWPGASIQEMEDQVVNKIERKLQETPHIDWVKSYTRAGSAIITLQVKGDTNSKDVADAFYQVRKKVGDISSELPQGLLGPYFNDEFGDTFITLHSISGDGYSYPELKKFAIQARDMLLTTPGVEKAVIIGDQPEKIYIDVSSKALAERGLTILDLQNAVKGQNNVDPAGSVDTGLRSVRISVEGDVKKAADIRELRLRAGGQVTRLGDIATVSSGLEDPYQRKYRFNGHDSVQVGVVMAKGFNVTDVGKGVEATYQRFEEALPYGVAVDQIANQPDVVTDAISEFMHALGEALVIVLVVSFLSIGWRSGLVIAIAIPLVLAATFALMYELGIDLQRISLGALIIALGLLVDDAMIVVEMMERKLEEGLVKVEAASFAYSSTAFPMLTGTLITTAGFIPVGFAASTAGEYVRSLFYVVGIALVTSWFVAVYFTPWLGYMILKQRHHAGEHHDAFDTRFYRRLRGTVGWAVRHRVIVLLLTLGTFVTSLWAFQFIPQNFFPQSSRPEILVDLWLPEGTSIKEVETQAKALEAKMMDDPDKRFIATYIGEGAPRFFLPLDQQLRNPNFAQLLVMANEEPARERLIIKLRRILAEDFPSIRGKVDRLFLGPPTGWPVQMRVMGPDRKEVRAIADQVKARFEANPMLGAIHDDWLEQVPAMKLVIDQDRARALGVTSQRVRQVLQTAMSGAPLDDFRDGEETVSIVAREPDANRSLLSAVNSVYVPTDFGGFVPVSQVAKVVPVMEQGIEWRRDRLPTITIRATLPDGVQPNDVVMKMYADMKDLRDSLPAGYNVEIQGGAEDAAESQMSIAAKAPIMLAVIIVLLMVQLQHFGKAMLVLATGPLGIIGAAAALLISGAPFGFVAILGVIALLGIIMRNSIILVDQIDQDIKAGMQRQEAIVGAAVRRFRPIMLTALTAVLALIPISRGVFWGPLAYAMMGGILVATVLTILVLPAGYALFFGREPKAKDEPGRDADAIQEEADDRHPPALAAE